The following coding sequences are from one Lycium ferocissimum isolate CSIRO_LF1 chromosome 3, AGI_CSIRO_Lferr_CH_V1, whole genome shotgun sequence window:
- the LOC132051197 gene encoding 7-deoxyloganetic acid glucosyltransferase-like translates to MDCIAHVVIFPLPIQGPINSMLQLAELFCLEDLKVTFLNTIHNQERLLRCSNVQSRFEQYDGLFRFVTIPDGLPEEHPRSVEQFGDIISSVQTVAEPFLRDLLVKERVTCVIPDALSYYAVDIGNEMGVPVIPFDTISPSCLWVYLCLPKLIQAQQLPFKGDDLDALVTHIPPMEGLLRRRDLPHFCLTDYKTDPEFLVVLKEIERIPQAYGLILNTFEDLDGPFLSCIRSHSAKTYAIGPVHLHLKTKLAAKQTPSLLSSNSLWEEDQSSIKWLDAQPVGSVIYVSFGSLIVASKEEILEFWHGLLNSKVRFLWVLRPNILKGGEMDYKFMKELAEGCQENGYIVSWAPQKRILAHPAIGGFLTHSGWNSTLESIVEGKPMICWPHNVDQRVNSRLVNKLWQIGLDMKDCCDRFTIERMIKDLMCTKRDEFKKSAENLSKLAKLSVGEVGSSTHNLESLVKDIKGLIRTKENVEP, encoded by the exons ATGGACTGCATTGCTCACGTTGTCATCTTCCCTCTGCCAATACAAGGCCCAATCAACTCTATGCTGCAGCTTGCCGAGCTCTTTTGCCTAGAAGACCTGAAGGTGACCTTCCTCAACACCATCCACAACCAAGAACGTCTCCTTCGTTGTAGCAATGTGCAATCTCGTTTCGAGCAATATGATGGATTATTCCGATTCGTGACAATACCTGATGGCCTTCCTGAGGAACACCCGCGCTCCGTCGAACAATTCGGGGACATTATCAGCTCCGTGCAGACGGTGGCAGAGCCTTTTCTAAGAGATTTGTTGGTAAAAGAAAGGGTGACGTGTGTCATACCAGATGCTCTGTCTTATTATGCAGTGGATATTGGAAATGAGATGGGAGTTCCAGTTATTCCCTTTGACACTATTAGCCCTTCCTGTCTTTGGGTTTACTTGTGTCTCCCTAAACTCATTCAAGCTCAACAGCTTCCCTTCAAAG gCGATGACTTGGATGCATTGGTAACACATATTCCCCCCATGGAAGGTCTTCTCCGACGAAGAGATCTTCCACACTTTTGTCTCACAGATTATAAGACCGACCCCGAATTCCTAGTCGTTTTGAAGGAGATTGAACGGATCCCACAAGCCTATGGTCTCATATTGAACACATTTGAAGATTTAGACGgaccttttctttcttgtatTCGCTCTCACTCTGCCAAAACATATGCAATTGGGCCAGTACACTTGCACTTGAAGACTAAACTTGCTGCAAAACAGACTCCATCATTGTTGTCCTCAAATAGTTTGTGGGAAGAAGACCAAAGTTCAATCAAATGGCTTGATGCACAGCCTGTGGGATCAGTAATTTATGTGAGTTTTGGAAGTCTAATAGTTGCATCAAAGGAggaaattttggaattttggcaTGGCCTACTAAATAGTAAAGTTAGATTTTTGTGGGTCTTGAGGCCTAACATATTAAAGGGAGGCGAAATGGATTATAAATTCATGAAGGAGCTTGCAGAAGGTTGCCAGGAAAATGGTTACATAGTGAGTTGGGCTCCACAAAAAAGGATACTAGCCCACCCAGCTATTGGAGGATTTTTAACCCATAGTGGATGGAACTCAACCTTGGAAAGCATTGTCGAGGGAAAGCCTATGATCTGTTGGCCTCACAATGTGGACCAGAGAGTCAATAGTAGATTAGTAAATAAATTATGGCAAATTGGGCTGGATATGAAGGACTGTTGTGACAGATTCACTATAGAGCGAATGATAAAGGATCTGATGTGTACAAAAAGGGACGAGTTCAAGAAATCGGCTGAGAATTTATCAAAATTGGCAAAACTAAGTGTTGGAGAAGTGGGGTCATCGACTCATAACCTTGAATCTCTCGTCAAGGACATTAAAGGATTGATTAGAACTAAAGAGAATGTTGAACCATAA